The Candidatus Krumholzibacteriota bacterium genome contains a region encoding:
- the ndk gene encoding nucleoside-diphosphate kinase: MEKTYLMIKPEMVKARKQGEIIDFILKNGLNILRMKQFSFEVDRAEDFYGIHAEKPFFKDLIEYITSGDVIGLELEKENAVKMVRELVGATDPADARPGTIRYIYGASLQTNAVHASDSPESAEKELAIVFSED, translated from the coding sequence GTGGAAAAGACTTACCTGATGATCAAACCGGAGATGGTAAAGGCCAGAAAACAGGGAGAGATTATCGATTTTATTCTAAAGAACGGTCTCAATATACTGCGGATGAAGCAATTCAGCTTCGAAGTCGACAGGGCTGAGGATTTTTACGGGATCCATGCCGAAAAACCTTTCTTTAAGGATCTGATAGAATATATTACATCTGGTGACGTTATCGGACTCGAACTGGAAAAGGAAAATGCCGTCAAGATGGTTCGCGAGCTTGTCGGCGCGACCGATCCTGCCGACGCGCGGCCAGGTACGATCCGATATATATATGGCGCGAGTCTCCAGACAAATGCCGTACATGCTTCAGATTCACCGGAATCAGCAGAAAAAGAGCTTGCTATCGTGTTTTCTGAAGATTAA
- the rfaE2 gene encoding D-glycero-beta-D-manno-heptose 1-phosphate adenylyltransferase codes for MISEQERVIVRGRLARFRKENSARRIVFTNGCFDILHRGHVTLLEKAREMGDILVVGVNSDRSIRRLGKGKDRPVVEEKDRVFMLLSLRAVDYVTIFDEDTPLETIEALSPDILVKGDEYPIGDIVGADFMEKRGGKVERIKMVEGLSTSRLIDKMREGS; via the coding sequence ATGATCAGTGAACAGGAGAGAGTCATCGTACGCGGCAGGCTCGCGCGGTTCAGAAAAGAAAACTCGGCGCGCCGGATAGTCTTTACCAATGGCTGTTTTGATATTCTCCACCGGGGGCACGTGACCTTGCTCGAAAAAGCCCGGGAGATGGGTGACATCCTTGTAGTCGGCGTGAACAGCGACAGGTCGATCAGGCGTCTCGGCAAAGGAAAGGACCGGCCAGTCGTTGAGGAAAAAGACAGGGTCTTCATGCTTCTCAGCCTTCGCGCCGTCGATTATGTCACAATATTCGATGAAGATACGCCTCTCGAGACTATAGAGGCTCTAAGTCCCGATATCCTGGTCAAGGGTGATGAATATCCGATCGGGGATATTGTGGGAGCCGATTTCATGGAGAAGAGAGGCGGGAAAGTTGAAAGGATAAAAATGGTGGAAGGTCTTTCGACCAGCAGACTGATAGATAAAATGAGGGAGGGTTCTTAG
- a CDS encoding DUF362 domain-containing protein produces the protein MDRKTEKSIVSLVRCGSYEPEKLRSAMEKLLEPLGGIASFVQPGQRVLVKPNLLSAKSPERAITTHPDVVRVVTAMVREAGGEVFIGDSPGGAIRGVKRVWDNTGMTNMALESGIDLVNFETSGLEEIVRGNYRFYISKAVLEADLVINIAKLKTHTLTLLTGGVKNLFGVIPGFRKSELHKLFPKPGEFAEMLVELYRLISPSLTIIDGILSMEGNGPSSGRAKKLDLLAAGGDAVAVDAVIADIVGFREGQIDTTRIADERGVGNGRFENIGVIGAREVTRPDNFILPSNRKLRMIPRPLARMVAPLVWLKLEIATGRCILCGQCAKSCPVQTIRKERESFVIDQKGCIQCMCCHELCPEDAIDIRFSLLARLFL, from the coding sequence ATGGATCGAAAAACTGAAAAGAGCATAGTATCCCTGGTCAGATGCGGTTCCTATGAACCGGAGAAGTTGAGGTCCGCTATGGAGAAGCTTCTCGAACCGCTCGGAGGTATCGCTTCTTTTGTCCAGCCGGGCCAGAGGGTTCTTGTCAAACCTAACCTGCTTTCGGCAAAATCTCCTGAAAGGGCTATCACTACTCATCCGGACGTTGTCCGGGTCGTCACGGCAATGGTAAGGGAAGCAGGGGGAGAAGTCTTTATCGGGGACAGTCCAGGAGGGGCGATCAGAGGCGTAAAGAGAGTCTGGGACAATACCGGGATGACAAATATGGCTCTGGAATCAGGTATCGACCTGGTCAATTTCGAGACTTCGGGACTGGAGGAGATCGTCAGAGGGAACTACAGGTTCTATATCTCGAAAGCCGTCCTGGAGGCCGACCTTGTAATAAACATCGCGAAATTGAAGACACATACCCTTACGCTGCTGACGGGAGGCGTAAAGAACCTCTTCGGCGTGATACCGGGTTTCAGAAAATCTGAACTGCACAAGCTTTTTCCGAAGCCTGGAGAATTTGCCGAAATGCTCGTTGAGTTGTACAGGCTGATTTCTCCCTCACTTACTATAATAGATGGAATACTGTCGATGGAAGGGAACGGGCCCAGTTCGGGGAGAGCGAAAAAACTCGATCTCCTCGCGGCGGGGGGCGATGCCGTAGCCGTTGACGCGGTGATAGCCGACATTGTCGGTTTCAGGGAAGGACAGATCGATACCACGAGGATAGCTGATGAGAGAGGAGTGGGGAACGGCCGTTTTGAGAATATCGGCGTGATAGGAGCCAGGGAGGTCACCAGGCCTGACAATTTCATCCTTCCCTCAAACAGAAAACTGAGGATGATACCACGGCCTCTGGCGAGAATGGTCGCTCCGCTCGTGTGGCTCAAGCTCGAGATAGCGACCGGAAGATGCATCCTATGCGGGCAATGCGCGAAAAGTTGTCCCGTCCAGACGATAAGAAAAGAGAGAGAGAGTTTCGTTATTGATCAGAAGGGATGCATACAGTGCATGTGCTGCCACGAACTCTGTCCGGAGGACGCTATAGATATCAGGTTCTCTCTTCTCGCGCGATTGTTTTTATAA
- a CDS encoding DUF177 domain-containing protein, producing MELDLGHVEDRESFSFSEGFELPSFDGGENDCRAVVEARVTKTGIRYLLEAKVDCVLSTECSRCGIPFDHFVSTEFEIVFQRGERSVLPGIEDEDDFVFLSLGDTFSYDIFPRVREAILLELPIKYLCREECAGICASCGTDLNTGRCECSKEEVDPRWAALDRIKVEIDDNQDPLKREE from the coding sequence ATGGAACTGGACCTGGGTCATGTTGAGGACCGGGAGTCCTTTTCCTTCAGCGAAGGGTTCGAACTGCCCTCTTTCGACGGCGGTGAGAATGACTGCAGGGCGGTTGTCGAAGCGAGGGTTACGAAGACAGGCATTCGTTACCTGCTCGAAGCGAAGGTCGATTGCGTTTTATCGACAGAATGCAGCCGCTGCGGGATACCCTTCGATCACTTTGTGAGTACTGAATTCGAGATAGTCTTTCAACGCGGAGAGAGATCAGTACTGCCCGGGATAGAGGATGAAGATGATTTTGTTTTTCTTTCACTGGGCGATACCTTCTCCTATGATATCTTTCCGCGGGTAAGGGAAGCGATCCTGCTGGAGCTTCCTATTAAATATCTCTGCAGGGAAGAGTGCGCCGGGATATGCGCCTCCTGCGGAACCGATCTTAATACTGGAAGATGCGAATGCAGTAAGGAAGAAGTCGACCCCAGATGGGCCGCACTTGATCGGATCAAGGTAGAAATTGACGATAATCAAGATCCCCTGAAGCGGGAGGAGTGA
- a CDS encoding lysophospholipid acyltransferase family protein encodes MAWSIEVEEGKIDRIKRIRHRLELIGVRIMVWLPSLLPLRLSVRLASILGIIAFDIVRIRRDVSIENLRRAFGDRYTPKERRKIARRSYINFAKSMIEFASLKKQRKKRLIELVRLTGRQYVDDALDKGAGVVVVTGHFGSWEFLGAAAVAHGFEVDFLVGRQGNRMVDALMNDLRRGAGIGIISRGVAARGIFRSLKKKRLVALLSDQDARKHGIFVDFFGIPASTYPGAAQFACRTGCPIIFCYIVRKADETHETVFMPPIEVDRSAPVDKEILRLTAAHVKALEDCVRKYPDHYFWAHKRWKTSPDPGKDPS; translated from the coding sequence GTGGCATGGTCCATTGAAGTGGAGGAGGGCAAGATCGACCGGATCAAAAGAATAAGGCATAGACTGGAACTCATCGGAGTAAGGATCATGGTCTGGCTTCCTTCGCTGCTTCCCCTGCGGCTTTCAGTCAGGCTTGCCTCGATTCTGGGCATAATAGCATTTGATATAGTAAGAATAAGAAGGGATGTGAGTATCGAGAATCTTCGCAGAGCTTTCGGAGATCGATATACGCCGAAAGAACGAAGAAAGATAGCGAGACGGTCATATATCAATTTCGCGAAATCGATGATAGAGTTCGCGTCTCTGAAGAAGCAGCGAAAAAAGAGGCTGATAGAACTGGTCAGGTTGACCGGACGCCAATATGTCGATGACGCGCTGGACAAAGGAGCGGGTGTCGTCGTCGTAACCGGTCATTTCGGCTCGTGGGAATTTCTTGGAGCTGCCGCTGTCGCGCATGGATTCGAAGTCGATTTTCTCGTCGGACGGCAGGGGAACAGGATGGTCGACGCCCTTATGAACGATCTTCGACGCGGTGCGGGAATAGGTATTATCTCCAGGGGCGTCGCGGCACGCGGCATATTCAGGTCTCTGAAAAAGAAGAGGCTTGTCGCCCTCCTTTCCGACCAGGATGCCAGGAAACATGGCATATTCGTCGATTTTTTCGGTATTCCCGCTTCGACATATCCCGGCGCTGCCCAGTTTGCCTGCAGGACAGGTTGCCCGATCATATTCTGTTATATAGTAAGAAAGGCTGATGAGACCCACGAGACTGTCTTTATGCCGCCGATCGAAGTAGACAGAAGCGCCCCGGTCGATAAAGAGATCCTGAGGCTGACCGCGGCGCACGTCAAAGCGCTTGAGGATTGCGTAAGAAAATATCCCGACCACTATTTCTGGGCTCATAAAAGATGGAAGACCAGTCCCGATCCAGGGAAAGATCCGTCCTGA
- the sucD gene encoding succinate--CoA ligase subunit alpha: MSILIDKNTRLIVQGITGRDGGFHASQMVAYGTNVVGGVTPGKGGMKTEDGVPVFNSMEEAVRETGANTSVIYVPAPFAADAIFEASDAGISLVVCISEGLPVRDMLKVLPYTRERGTRVIGPNSPGVISPGKSKVGIMPGNIHKEGNVGVVSRSGTLTYEIVYHLSKNGFGQSTCLGIGGDPVIGTNLLDAMDLFAEDDETEVVVLIGEIGGNDEEKAAMMIKDGYPKKVAAFIAGRTAPPGKRMGHAGAIVTGGTGTAAEKVAAFAEAGVDVAETPAMIAGIVAGLIGQN; the protein is encoded by the coding sequence TTGAGTATTCTTATCGATAAAAATACCAGGTTGATTGTCCAGGGGATCACTGGACGAGATGGCGGGTTCCATGCCAGCCAGATGGTGGCTTACGGGACGAATGTCGTTGGAGGAGTCACGCCTGGCAAGGGCGGAATGAAGACAGAGGATGGAGTCCCGGTCTTCAACAGTATGGAAGAAGCAGTCAGAGAGACCGGGGCGAACACAAGCGTGATCTACGTACCGGCCCCGTTTGCCGCCGATGCGATATTTGAGGCGTCGGATGCCGGAATATCGCTGGTCGTCTGTATATCCGAAGGTCTGCCGGTAAGGGATATGCTGAAAGTCCTTCCATATACGCGCGAAAGAGGTACGAGGGTGATCGGCCCCAACAGTCCGGGTGTGATATCGCCGGGGAAGTCCAAGGTCGGGATCATGCCGGGCAATATTCACAAAGAAGGTAATGTGGGGGTTGTATCACGAAGTGGTACCTTGACTTATGAGATCGTATATCATCTTTCAAAAAACGGTTTTGGCCAGTCGACATGTCTCGGTATCGGAGGAGATCCTGTAATCGGTACCAACCTGCTCGACGCGATGGATCTTTTTGCTGAAGATGACGAGACCGAAGTGGTCGTGCTCATAGGCGAGATCGGCGGAAATGACGAGGAAAAAGCCGCAATGATGATCAAGGACGGATATCCGAAAAAGGTTGCCGCGTTCATTGCCGGAAGGACCGCGCCCCCCGGAAAACGGATGGGACACGCCGGAGCTATAGTGACAGGCGGGACTGGGACAGCAGCGGAAAAGGTGGCGGCTTTCGCTGAGGCCGGCGTTGATGTGGCGGAGACTCCTGCGATGATAGCCGGTATCGTAGCGGGATTGATCGGGCAGAACTGA
- the rfaE1 gene encoding D-glycero-beta-D-manno-heptose-7-phosphate kinase, translating into MNRRRVNQICSSIEKSSVAVIGDIMLDRYFWGMVDRISPEAPVPVVNVEKTDVRPGGAANVAWNLVSLGCTPRLVAILGRDPQAGEIRRLLATQGISTEFVVSDPGRVTTEKIRIVAHHQQVVRADFESGEPLSARVVGKIRSAVRKAVSSSGAVIVSDYGKGVVSMDVMDTVRGICEEEDIPLLIDPKEGHFELYRKAWGLTPNLMEAGGFYNIRIQTDEELDMVGRSLLEDLGATVVLITRGEQGMTLYERGKDPRHFPTMASEVYDVTGAGDTVISVLAAGLAAKAHVYDAIEMANAAAGIVVRELGTATVSRKELAGSFPV; encoded by the coding sequence ATGAATCGTCGAAGAGTCAATCAGATCTGTTCCTCAATTGAAAAATCCTCGGTAGCTGTGATCGGCGATATAATGCTCGACAGATATTTCTGGGGGATGGTCGACCGGATTAGTCCGGAAGCACCAGTACCCGTGGTAAACGTCGAAAAGACCGACGTACGCCCGGGAGGAGCGGCAAACGTGGCGTGGAACCTTGTTTCTCTGGGATGCACTCCGAGGCTCGTCGCCATCCTGGGAAGGGATCCCCAGGCCGGCGAGATCAGAAGGCTTCTCGCCACGCAGGGAATATCGACAGAATTTGTAGTCTCCGATCCCGGAAGAGTCACTACCGAAAAAATCAGGATAGTAGCTCATCATCAGCAGGTCGTCAGGGCCGATTTCGAATCAGGCGAGCCGCTGTCGGCGAGGGTCGTCGGGAAGATACGTTCCGCGGTGCGAAAGGCGGTAAGCTCATCGGGAGCGGTGATCGTATCGGACTACGGAAAAGGCGTGGTATCGATGGATGTGATGGATACTGTCAGGGGGATATGTGAAGAAGAGGATATACCTCTTCTTATCGATCCGAAGGAAGGGCATTTTGAACTTTACAGGAAAGCCTGGGGGCTTACACCGAACCTGATGGAAGCCGGAGGTTTTTACAATATAAGGATCCAGACTGATGAAGAACTCGATATGGTGGGAAGATCACTCCTCGAGGACCTTGGAGCGACGGTCGTTCTGATTACAAGGGGAGAGCAGGGGATGACCCTTTACGAAAGAGGGAAGGATCCGAGACATTTCCCGACGATGGCGAGTGAGGTATATGATGTCACGGGAGCCGGTGATACGGTGATCAGCGTACTCGCTGCAGGGCTAGCGGCGAAGGCGCACGTATATGACGCGATTGAAATGGCAAACGCCGCCGCCGGTATCGTTGTAAGAGAGCTGGGTACGGCGACAGTCAGCAGAAAGGAACTGGCGGGATCCTTTCCCGTATAA
- a CDS encoding sodium/proline symporter, which translates to MRENSQILAVMAGYLFFLVAWGIYQGRKVKSDSDFMIAGRDLPGWIAALSERATGESSWALLGLPGAAYATGLMEVWTAIGCVAGILTAWVAIAWRLRSEAEKYRVNSFIEYISLKHNDFGKSIRTVGSLTIVFFFFFYIGAQFLGGGKTLHAMFGIDPRSGMILTALIIIPYTVYGGFRSVVYTDAVQAIVMITALIAGPVVGIITIANAPGIFASTIPQALSKAGDSYSSFTGATGGFAAGVIITGGFSWFFGYLGGQPQLSMRFMAIRDAKNGKMARNIGIAWTILAYMGALSIGWIGLALFGPGGLDDPEYVMPAVMLRIFHPAIAAVLITGAIAAMISTADSLLILSATELHENIIKPLNRRKAEKAKRNDLLVSRFVTAMIAVVALGVAWSFPRALIHRLVGYVWAGIGSNFSVVILLSLFWKRFHGRAALVTIVTGMVFTIIWIASGMDKVITARVMTFAVASLTAVVTTLSLPAGKQQNAGAGAAREKTQ; encoded by the coding sequence TTGAGAGAGAATTCCCAGATACTCGCGGTGATGGCAGGGTATCTTTTCTTCCTTGTGGCATGGGGTATTTATCAAGGCCGTAAGGTAAAATCAGATTCAGATTTCATGATTGCCGGACGTGATCTTCCAGGCTGGATAGCGGCTCTTTCCGAAAGGGCGACGGGTGAATCGTCCTGGGCTCTTCTAGGACTTCCCGGAGCGGCATACGCGACCGGATTGATGGAGGTCTGGACAGCCATAGGATGCGTAGCGGGAATACTCACAGCCTGGGTCGCTATCGCGTGGCGCCTGAGGAGCGAGGCCGAGAAATACAGGGTCAATTCATTCATAGAGTACATCTCCCTTAAGCACAACGATTTTGGAAAGTCTATCCGGACTGTCGGGAGCCTGACTATCGTATTCTTCTTTTTCTTTTATATCGGCGCGCAATTTCTTGGAGGAGGAAAGACTCTCCACGCGATGTTCGGGATCGATCCGCGATCAGGGATGATCCTTACAGCCCTGATAATCATTCCCTACACGGTATATGGAGGGTTCAGGAGCGTCGTCTACACGGACGCCGTGCAGGCGATCGTGATGATAACCGCTCTTATCGCAGGTCCTGTCGTCGGGATCATCACGATAGCAAACGCTCCCGGGATCTTCGCTTCAACGATACCGCAGGCACTATCGAAGGCTGGAGATTCGTACAGTTCGTTCACCGGGGCTACAGGTGGTTTCGCCGCGGGAGTCATCATTACCGGCGGCTTTTCATGGTTTTTCGGTTATCTCGGCGGCCAGCCCCAACTCTCGATGCGGTTTATGGCGATCAGGGACGCCAAAAATGGGAAGATGGCAAGAAACATCGGGATCGCCTGGACGATCCTCGCGTACATGGGAGCTCTCTCTATCGGCTGGATAGGACTGGCACTTTTCGGGCCGGGCGGACTCGATGATCCGGAATATGTCATGCCGGCGGTGATGCTCAGGATATTCCATCCGGCGATCGCCGCAGTACTGATCACCGGAGCGATAGCGGCGATGATTTCGACCGCTGATTCCCTGTTGATCCTTTCGGCGACGGAGTTGCATGAGAATATCATAAAACCGCTCAACCGGAGAAAAGCCGAAAAGGCAAAAAGAAACGATCTTTTAGTCTCGAGATTCGTGACCGCGATGATCGCTGTGGTAGCCCTCGGTGTGGCATGGTCGTTTCCACGCGCGCTGATACACAGGCTGGTAGGATATGTCTGGGCGGGGATAGGGAGTAATTTTTCGGTCGTGATACTCCTCTCTCTTTTCTGGAAAAGGTTCCACGGCAGGGCGGCTCTCGTGACGATCGTGACAGGTATGGTATTTACGATCATATGGATCGCTTCGGGAATGGACAAGGTCATTACCGCCCGCGTGATGACCTTTGCCGTCGCCAGTCTTACGGCGGTAGTTACTACCCTTTCCTTACCCGCGGGAAAGCAGCAGAACGCGGGCGCCGGCGCCGCGAGGGAGAAGACGCAGTGA
- a CDS encoding DUF3467 domain-containing protein: protein MEKKPQQQQIQLELDPKTAEGIYSNFVLTGSTPSEFILDFARMLPGLQKAKVLSRIIMTPQSAKSLLSVLTRTVEQYEKNFGEIKMKGIKGAPTIGFQSTVIDETDKKN from the coding sequence ATGGAAAAAAAACCGCAGCAGCAACAGATCCAGCTTGAACTCGATCCGAAAACAGCTGAAGGGATCTATTCGAACTTTGTCCTTACCGGATCGACCCCATCCGAATTCATCCTTGATTTCGCAAGGATGCTTCCAGGCCTCCAGAAAGCCAAGGTCCTTTCAAGGATCATAATGACGCCTCAATCAGCCAAATCCCTTCTTTCGGTGCTGACAAGGACGGTTGAGCAGTACGAGAAGAATTTCGGCGAGATCAAGATGAAGGGAATAAAGGGAGCCCCGACGATAGGTTTTCAGTCAACGGTCATAGACGAAACGGACAAAAAAAACTGA
- a CDS encoding GTPase: protein MSRRRMLIMGAAGRDFHNFNTLYRDDETVEVVAFTATQIPDIDDRKYPAELAGSLYPDGIPIYPEEKLVELIENEKIEEVLFAYSDVTSQYVMQKGQLVNALGAHFTIAGADPTMIKSTKPLISVCATRTGCGKSQTTRTVAKLLLEAGKKVAAIRHPMPYGNLVEQKVQRFASLDDLKKHKCTIEEMEEYEPHIVNGIIIYAGVDYEAILREAEKEADVILWDGGNNDMPFYRPDLSIVVVDPHRPSHELDYYPGFANLLMADVIVINKIDTADLEGIEEVRENIDQFNPGAIVVDAASPLSVDKPELIRGKKVLCVEDGPTLTHGGMKYGAGIMAALKFGASELVDPRPWATGKIARTFSRYPDVGTLLPAMGYGDEQIRDLEATIAKVECDTVIIGTPIDLSRVVKISQPCARVKYDLCEIGHPNLRDVLKDYLK, encoded by the coding sequence ATGAGTAGAAGAAGAATGCTTATCATGGGCGCGGCAGGAAGGGATTTTCACAACTTTAACACCCTTTACCGGGATGATGAAACGGTCGAGGTAGTCGCCTTTACCGCGACGCAGATCCCCGATATCGATGACCGTAAATATCCCGCCGAACTGGCCGGAAGCCTTTATCCAGATGGGATACCTATCTATCCTGAAGAAAAACTCGTGGAACTGATAGAAAACGAAAAGATAGAAGAGGTCTTATTCGCTTACAGTGACGTCACGAGCCAGTATGTGATGCAGAAAGGACAGCTTGTCAATGCCCTCGGAGCTCATTTCACGATTGCCGGCGCTGATCCCACGATGATAAAAAGCACAAAGCCTCTTATCTCGGTCTGCGCGACCCGTACCGGATGCGGAAAGAGCCAGACGACCAGGACAGTGGCGAAACTTCTTCTCGAAGCGGGCAAAAAGGTCGCGGCGATCAGGCACCCGATGCCTTACGGGAATCTTGTAGAACAGAAGGTGCAGAGATTCGCAAGTCTGGATGACCTTAAAAAACACAAGTGCACAATCGAGGAGATGGAAGAATACGAACCTCATATCGTCAATGGCATCATCATATACGCCGGCGTCGACTATGAAGCTATCCTCAGGGAAGCGGAGAAGGAAGCCGATGTGATCCTCTGGGACGGCGGAAACAATGATATGCCTTTCTACAGACCGGACCTGAGCATCGTGGTAGTCGATCCCCACAGGCCTTCGCATGAACTCGACTACTATCCAGGTTTTGCCAATCTTCTCATGGCTGATGTCATAGTGATCAATAAGATCGATACGGCCGATCTAGAGGGGATAGAGGAGGTCAGGGAAAATATCGACCAGTTTAATCCAGGCGCGATCGTCGTCGATGCCGCTTCACCTTTAAGCGTTGACAAGCCTGAACTTATCAGGGGCAAGAAAGTCCTTTGCGTCGAGGACGGGCCGACTCTCACGCACGGCGGCATGAAGTACGGAGCCGGCATAATGGCCGCCCTGAAGTTCGGTGCCAGCGAACTCGTCGATCCAAGACCCTGGGCGACCGGCAAGATCGCCAGGACATTCTCGAGATATCCCGATGTCGGCACACTTCTGCCGGCGATGGGATATGGAGATGAGCAGATCAGGGACCTGGAGGCGACGATAGCCAAAGTCGAATGTGACACGGTCATCATCGGGACACCGATCGATCTCAGCAGGGTAGTCAAGATCTCCCAGCCATGCGCCCGGGTGAAGTATGATCTCTGCGAGATCGGCCATCCGAACCTAAGGGATGTCCTGAAAGATTACCTGAAGTAG
- the sucC gene encoding ADP-forming succinate--CoA ligase subunit beta: protein MKIHEGDARGIFTRFGLPVPPSCFVTEAEDAGPAAEDLGCPVVVKAQVLVGGRGKAGGVKLASSPAEAVEKAKAILGMDIKGLKVEKILIAKAVDISEEFYVGMVVDRVTRKPLMMISPAGGIDIEEVARSTPEKILKVVIDPVTGLLPFQTRKMASFLTSDKDVAKQLSPVFRSLYEAFMEIDSSLAEINPLVVSPDGKVWAIDAKINIDDNSLYRHKEIEALRDDSAEDAGEVEAREADLSFVKLDGNIGCIVNGAGLAMATMDMIKYYGAEPANFLDIGGSSNPEKVLSAMKIILRDEKVKAILINIFGGITRCDDVARGLLEAREKLGIDVPLVVRLTGTNEKEARELLEDTELESAATMDEGVKKAIEIAGS, encoded by the coding sequence TTGAAGATCCATGAAGGTGACGCGAGGGGGATATTTACCAGGTTCGGTCTTCCCGTACCACCAAGCTGTTTTGTAACAGAAGCTGAAGACGCAGGCCCTGCGGCTGAGGATCTCGGTTGCCCGGTCGTCGTAAAGGCCCAGGTCCTCGTCGGTGGCAGGGGGAAAGCTGGAGGAGTCAAACTCGCTTCAAGTCCCGCTGAAGCAGTCGAGAAAGCCAAAGCGATCCTGGGGATGGATATCAAGGGCTTGAAAGTTGAAAAGATCCTCATCGCGAAAGCGGTCGATATTTCGGAGGAATTCTATGTCGGAATGGTCGTCGATCGCGTGACGCGGAAACCTCTTATGATGATATCGCCTGCCGGCGGGATTGACATCGAGGAAGTAGCGAGGTCGACTCCGGAGAAGATACTCAAGGTAGTCATAGACCCGGTGACGGGGCTTCTTCCATTCCAGACAAGAAAGATGGCCTCTTTCCTGACCAGCGACAAGGATGTGGCTAAACAGCTCTCTCCTGTCTTCAGGTCGCTCTACGAAGCGTTCATGGAGATCGATTCGTCACTTGCAGAGATCAACCCGCTTGTCGTAAGTCCCGATGGAAAGGTCTGGGCGATCGACGCGAAGATCAATATCGATGACAACAGCCTTTACAGGCACAAGGAGATCGAGGCGCTCAGGGATGATTCGGCTGAGGATGCCGGAGAGGTCGAGGCGAGAGAGGCTGATCTTTCATTCGTCAAGCTGGATGGAAATATCGGGTGCATAGTCAACGGTGCGGGTCTCGCGATGGCGACTATGGACATGATCAAGTACTACGGGGCTGAACCGGCGAATTTTCTCGATATAGGAGGTTCTTCAAACCCGGAAAAGGTGCTTTCCGCGATGAAGATCATTCTCCGGGACGAAAAGGTAAAAGCTATCCTTATAAATATTTTCGGCGGAATAACGAGGTGCGACGATGTGGCGAGAGGGCTTCTTGAAGCCAGGGAGAAACTCGGAATCGATGTACCGCTGGTAGTCAGGCTGACCGGCACGAACGAGAAGGAAGCGAGAGAGCTTCTTGAAGATACCGAACTGGAAAGCGCCGCCACGATGGATGAGGGAGTTAAGAAAGCAATCGAGATCGCGGGTTCGTGA